From a region of the Danaus plexippus chromosome 8, MEX_DaPlex, whole genome shotgun sequence genome:
- the LOC116771567 gene encoding protein tweety-like — translation MGASGVSDEYSPPRLARLLHSLPHINVTLHRVNDTFAPNSPIYLESLGILGSIPGAWLILTLTVLLIYLLTRCCDRKQRPPRSITALKITLMILSVLCCGAIGVGLFGNDDLHNAMLQSIQAGNQLAALVNTVKNQSSILEEAMGSRARAPLARLADALDAPVANQTALGTLLRALSALRNNASAAASAADNLRRPLAALSLDAFMKRLWVWEAARWAGGMAGWCCGGAVCVALLAAAARRSRRALLMLCVCALGALVACWGASAALSAGAVAAADACQDPARALALHAPHGLPVDMVHYYLSCKVSRENVLTAELRNAQRAVVAVRQALAILSRGAPQLFNDPGLQPALGALGAGTGEAERALVSLSGALECRTARAYFVAAARAACDGGLQALSLQLLAAIIAGFLFTAIVLVDSHAWIYINTKRSVSVEEQAPFLSTGSAGSRTLPRPAPFPNGKPPSYSAAVQLMDLADRDRDRPRSRMSGSATLGRAGSGTGAAAALAAPGGSHTLGRAHNGKYATLSKQCKTLESNDFY, via the exons ATGGGCGCGTCGGGCGTGTCGGACGAGTACTCGCCGCCGCGGCTGGCGCGACTGCTCCACTCCTTACCCCACATCAACGTGACGCTGCATAGAGTCAACGACACCTTCGCCCCCAACTCACCAATCTATCTAGAG AGTTTAGGTATCCTCGGTTCGATTCCCGGCGCGTGGCTCATACTGACGCTGACTGTACTTCTCATTTACCTGCTGACGAGATGCTGCGACAGGAAGCAGCGCCCGCCGCGCAGTATCACAGCTCTGAAG ATAACGCTAATGATTCTGTCGGTGCTATGTTGCGGCGCTATCGGCGTCGGCCTCTTTGGGAATGACGACCTTCACAATGCGATGCTGCAGAGCATCCAGGCTGGAAACCAGCTCGCCGCACTCGTCAATACCGTCAAGAACCAG TCCAGTATCCTGGAAGAGGCGATGGGTTCCCGGGCCCGCGCCCCTCTCGCCCGCCTCGCAGACGCCCTGGATGCTCCTGTCGCTAACCAGACGGCCCTTGGGACCTTGCTGAGAGCCTTGTCTGCTCTCCGGAACAACGCCAGCGCGGCCGCCTCCGCCGCTGATAACCTTAGGAGACCCTTGGCAGCTCTCAGCCTGGACGCGTTCATGAAG CGTCTCTGGGTGTGGGAGGCAGCTCGCTGGGCGGGGGGTATGGCCGGCTGGTGTTGTGGCGGCGCGGTGTGCGTGGCGCTGCTGGCGGCCGCCGCGAGGCGCTCCAGGCGAGCTCTGCTGATGCTATGT GTCTGTGCTCTGGGGGCGCTGGTTGCGTGTTGGGGCGCCAGTGCGGCGTTGTCAGCGGGCGCGGTGGCCGCCGCGGACGCGTGTCAAGACCCCGCCCGGGCTCTGGCCCTGCACGCACCCCACGGACTTCCAGTCGAT ATGGTGCACTACTACCTGTCCTGCAAGGTTTCCCGGGAGAATGTTTTAACAGCTGAGCTTCGTAACGCTCAACGGGCCGTGGTGGCCGTCAGACAGGCGCTGGCCATCCTCTCCCGGGGAGCGCCTCAGCTGTTCAATGACCCCG GGCTCCAGCCGGCGCTGGGGGCTCTGGGCGCGGGCACGGGCGAGGCGGAGCGTGCGTTGGTGTCTCTGAGCGGGGCGCTCGAGTGTCGCACGGCGCGAGCGTACTTCGTGGCGGCTGCGAGAGCTGCCTGTGACGGAGGACTACAG GCGCTATCCCTGCAGCTGCTGGCGGCCATCATCGCCGGCTTCCTCTTCACCGCCATCGTTCTAGTCGACTCACACGCTTGGATCTATATCAATACCAA GCGAAGCGTCTCAGTGGAGGAGCAGGCTCCGTTCCTGTCGACAGGCAGCGCCGGCTCTCGCACTCTGCCTCGGCCCGCGCCCTTCCCTAACGGCAAGCCGCCCTCGTACAGCGCCGCCGTACAACTCATGGACCTCGCGGACCGCGACAGAGATCGGCCCAG GTCTCGCATGTCCGGCAGCGCCACGCTGGGCCGTGCCGGCAGCGGGACCGGCGCGGCAGCAGCTCTTGCAGCACCCGGCGGCTCACACACACTCGGCCGAGCCCACAACGGCAAGTACGCCACCCTGAGCAAGCAGTGCAAGACGCTGGAGAGCAACGACTTCTACTGA